From Blattabacterium cuenoti:
AATTTGGATCTATAGAAGAAACTATCATTACAAGAGATGAATTTCCATTATCTAAAGCTAGAGAAATTTTGAAAAAAGAAACTATTTCTGTATTAGGTTATGGAGTTCAAGGCCCTGGACAATCTCTTAACTTAAGAGATAATGGATTTAAAGTGATAGTAGGACAAAGAAAACATTCTTTGTCTTGGAAAAAAGCGTTAGAAGATGGATGGATAGAAGGTAAAAATCTTTTTTCTTTGGAAGAAGCTTCTGAAATAGGAACTATACTCATGTATTTGTTATCCGATGCAGGTCAAATTTCTTTTTGGCCTACTCTTAATAAATATTTAATTGAAGGAAAATCTTTATATTTTTCACATGGATTTGGATTAACTTTTTATAATCAAACAAAAATATCACCCTCTAAAAAGATAGATATTTTTTTAGTGGCACCAAAAGGATCTGGGACCAGTTTAAGAAGACTTTTTAAACAAGGAAAAGGAATTAATTCTAGTTATGCTATTTATCAGGATTATAGTGGAAACAGTTTAAAAAAAACTTTATCAATTGGAATCGGAATTGGATCTGGATATTTATTTGAAACAAATTTTCAAAATGAAGTGTATTCTGATTTAGTAGGAGAAAGAGGAACTTTGATGGGAGCTATACAAGGAATTTTTGCGGCACAATATCAAATTTTACGAGATAAAGGACATTCTCCTTCAGAATCTTTTAACGAAACTGTAGAAGAATTAACTCAAAGTTTGATGCCTCTAGTATCAGAACAAGGAATGGATTGGATGTATGCTAATTGTTCTACTACAGCACAAAGAGGCGCTTTAGATTGGTGGAAAAAATTTAGAGATGCTACTCTTCCAATATTTCAAGAATTATATGATGAAGTTTATTCTGGTAACGAAGCAAAGAGAATTATTAAAGCTAATAGTAATATAAATTATAGAGAAAAATTACAAAAAGAATTGCAAGATCTTAGAGAAAGTGAATTATGGAAAGTAGGATCCATGATTCGTAATCTGAGACCGGAAAAAAAAGATCAAAATTAATAATATTTACTCATTTTATTTTTAAAGGATTGAAAAATAAATTTAAAGGATATTTTCCTTCTTACAAAGAAATAATTAAAGCTAAAAATATATTAAAAGATATCATTTATGAAACTCCATTACAGAAAAATTATATTTTATCAGAAAAATATGAAGCGAATATTTTTCTAAAACGAGAAGATTTACAAATCATACGTTCATACAAAATTAGAGGAGCTTATAATAAAATTAAAAGTTTATCTCATACAGAACTTAAAAAGGGAATTATTTGTGCCAGTGCAGGAAATCATGCACAAGGAGTCGCTTATTCTTGTAATATATTAAAAATACAGGGAAAAATCTATATGCCGAGTACCACTCCTAAACAAAAAGTGGAAAGAGTCAAAATGTTTGGAAAAGAATACGTTGAAATTATTCTTATTGGAGATACTTTTGATGCAGTCAGTTTTGAAGCGATGAAAGATTGTAAAAAAAATAAAAAAATTTTTATTCATCCTTTTGATGATATTAAAATTATTGAAGGACAAGCTACTGTTGGATTAGAAATATTACAACAATCTATTTTAGATATAGATTATATTTTTATTCCTGTTGGAGGAGGTGGATTAGCTTCTGGTGTAGGAAGTCATTTTCAAGAATTTAGTCCTAAAACTAAAATCATAGGAGTAGAACCGAAAGGAGCTCCATCTATGAGTTCTGCTTTTAAAGAAGGTAAAATTGTTGAATTAAAAACAATAGATAGATTTATTGATGGAGCTTCAGTTAAAAAAGTAGGAGAATTAAATTTTAATATATGTAATCAAACATTATTTGATATTAGAACTGTTCATGAGGGAAAAGTTTGCACAACAATTTTGGATTTGTATAATTTAGAAGCTATTGTAGCAGAACCAGCTGGGGCACTTTCAATAGCCGCTTTAGATTTATATTCTGATGAAATCAAAGGAAAAACTATTGTTTGCATTCTAAGTGGAGGAAATAATGATATTACCAGAACGGAAGAAATTAGAGAAAGATCTCTTTTGTATGAAGAAAAAAAACATTATTTTATTGTAAAATTTCCACAAAGAGCTGGTGCTTTAAAAGAATTTGTTAATAATATTTTGGGCCCAAAAGATGATATTACTTATTTTGAATATTCTAAAAAAACTTCTAAAGAAGAAGGTCCCGCAGTAATAGGAATAGAATTATCAGATAAAAACGAATTTTCTGGATTACTAGGAAGAATGAAAAAACATAAGGTTCATTTTCAATATTTAAATAAAAATCCAGATTTATTTCGTGTTCTTATATGAAGAGAAGAAAAGAATTATTTTGTACCCACGACTGGATTTGAACCAGCACATCCTAATCGGATACCACCCCCTCAAAGTGGCGTGTCTACCATTTTCACCACGTGGGCATTACATAAAAAATAAATATATTTCAATATAAAAATACATGTATTTTTTCAATTCAAAT
This genomic window contains:
- the ilvC gene encoding ketol-acid reductoisomerase, whose amino-acid sequence is MKLKFGSIEETIITRDEFPLSKAREILKKETISVLGYGVQGPGQSLNLRDNGFKVIVGQRKHSLSWKKALEDGWIEGKNLFSLEEASEIGTILMYLLSDAGQISFWPTLNKYLIEGKSLYFSHGFGLTFYNQTKISPSKKIDIFLVAPKGSGTSLRRLFKQGKGINSSYAIYQDYSGNSLKKTLSIGIGIGSGYLFETNFQNEVYSDLVGERGTLMGAIQGIFAAQYQILRDKGHSPSESFNETVEELTQSLMPLVSEQGMDWMYANCSTTAQRGALDWWKKFRDATLPIFQELYDEVYSGNEAKRIIKANSNINYREKLQKELQDLRESELWKVGSMIRNLRPEKKDQN
- the ilvA gene encoding threonine ammonia-lyase, with the protein product MKNKFKGYFPSYKEIIKAKNILKDIIYETPLQKNYILSEKYEANIFLKREDLQIIRSYKIRGAYNKIKSLSHTELKKGIICASAGNHAQGVAYSCNILKIQGKIYMPSTTPKQKVERVKMFGKEYVEIILIGDTFDAVSFEAMKDCKKNKKIFIHPFDDIKIIEGQATVGLEILQQSILDIDYIFIPVGGGGLASGVGSHFQEFSPKTKIIGVEPKGAPSMSSAFKEGKIVELKTIDRFIDGASVKKVGELNFNICNQTLFDIRTVHEGKVCTTILDLYNLEAIVAEPAGALSIAALDLYSDEIKGKTIVCILSGGNNDITRTEEIRERSLLYEEKKHYFIVKFPQRAGALKEFVNNILGPKDDITYFEYSKKTSKEEGPAVIGIELSDKNEFSGLLGRMKKHKVHFQYLNKNPDLFRVLI